A DNA window from Actinomycetota bacterium contains the following coding sequences:
- a CDS encoding DNA-directed RNA polymerase subunit beta', with protein MLDVTFFDELRIGLATADQIRMWSNGEVKKPETINYRTLKPEKDGLFCERIFGPARDWECYCGKYKRVRFKGIICERCGVEVTRSKVRRERMGHIELAAPVTHIWYFKGVPSRLGYLLDLAPKDLEKVIYFASYMITRVDDERRHKDLPKWEKEMVEEKNELILARDRRVEAKQKELEKKLRELEKEGAKASALNSERNRSEREIKELHSQADRRIAQVDEVFDLFKGLVVKQLVHDEMLYRDLKDRFGDYFAGAMGAEAIKDLLTQIDVKAEAEVLRTQIRDGKGQKKARAIKRLKVVNAFVTSKNSPSGMVLDAVPVIPPDLRPMVQLDGGRFATSDLNDLYRRVINRNNRLKRLLDLGAPEIIVNNEKRMLQEAVDALFDNGRRGRPVTGPGNRPLKSLSDMLKGKQGRFRQNLLGKRVDYSGRSVIVVGPELKLHQCGLPKQMALELFKPFVMKRLVDLGHAQNIKSAKRMVERARPVVWDVLEEAIREHPVMLNRAPTLHRLGIQAFEPILVEGKAIQIHPLVCTAFNADFDGDQMAVHLPLSTEAQAEARVLMLSSNNILSPAHGRPIAVPTQDMVLGIYYLTYEQEGLVGEGKIFGSAAEAVMAMEFKEIHLQSKIKVRLEGKNVPWATEIDEDGVEVRRPFETTVGRVIFNEALPAGYPFVNQVVHKREIVEIVNDCVEEYDKVTVGQILDRFKELGFHYATRAGVTIAVCDVMTPPDKTEILSTYEKQADRIEDLHRKGVITEDERRQELVEIWTKATAAVTEAMERTFTPLNPISMMATSGARGNLMQIKQIAAMRGLVANPKGDIIPRPIRSNFREGLSVLEYFISTHGARKGLADTALRTADSGYLTRRLVDVAQDVIVREQDCGTERGRPIVVTVTDARSGEKVPAQHLDSKLFGRVLAEDVWAKDPRRKVLSAGTEVGDQEKGDLLDAGIEKVLARSVLTCDSRVGVCAACYGRNLATGRQVEIGEAVGIIAAQSIGEPGTQLTMRTFHTGGVAGEDITNGLPRVVELFEARKPKGMAQISELTGTVEIIEGDKSREIKVTSDDGKDEVVYKVARRARLRIENGGNVKVGDQLTEGSVDPHEILRILGPQAVQSHLVGEIQQVYQSQGVPIHDKHVELIVRQMLRRVNVVEPGDAELLPGQFVERRSFEDVNRKVVEEGGDPASARPVLMGITKASLATDSWLSAASFQETTRVLTDAAISGRSDSLLGLKENVIIGKLIPAGTGMSRYRTIRVFPTEMPERLYAVVDDESPLLDAPMRPVDIPLPPQFADALEIVEAETPVIADEAPEPTVEEPMAPGTGTEGE; from the coding sequence CGCGCTCGAAGGTTCGGCGTGAGCGCATGGGGCACATTGAACTCGCTGCCCCGGTGACTCACATCTGGTACTTCAAGGGCGTGCCTTCCCGCCTCGGGTATTTGCTGGATCTGGCCCCGAAGGACCTTGAGAAGGTCATTTACTTCGCTTCTTACATGATCACGCGTGTCGACGACGAACGCCGCCACAAAGATCTCCCGAAGTGGGAGAAGGAGATGGTGGAGGAAAAGAACGAGCTGATACTCGCGCGTGACCGTCGAGTGGAGGCCAAGCAGAAGGAACTCGAGAAGAAGCTTCGCGAACTCGAGAAGGAGGGTGCCAAGGCATCCGCGCTGAACTCGGAGCGCAACCGCTCTGAGCGCGAGATCAAGGAGCTTCACTCCCAGGCCGACCGACGCATTGCCCAGGTGGACGAGGTCTTCGACCTCTTCAAGGGACTGGTTGTCAAGCAACTCGTCCACGACGAGATGCTCTACCGCGACCTCAAGGACCGTTTCGGTGACTATTTCGCGGGAGCGATGGGTGCCGAGGCGATCAAGGACCTGCTGACTCAGATCGACGTCAAGGCCGAAGCCGAGGTCCTGCGCACCCAGATTCGTGATGGGAAGGGTCAGAAGAAGGCGCGCGCGATCAAGCGACTGAAGGTCGTGAACGCTTTTGTCACGTCGAAGAACTCCCCGAGCGGGATGGTGCTCGACGCGGTGCCGGTCATTCCGCCGGACCTCCGTCCGATGGTCCAGCTCGATGGCGGCCGGTTCGCCACGAGCGACCTGAACGATCTCTATCGTCGCGTCATCAACCGGAACAACCGGCTTAAGCGCCTGTTGGATCTGGGCGCGCCCGAGATCATCGTCAACAACGAGAAGCGGATGCTGCAGGAAGCGGTCGACGCGTTGTTCGACAACGGCCGCAGGGGGCGCCCGGTCACCGGTCCCGGCAACCGACCGCTGAAGTCGTTGAGCGACATGCTCAAGGGGAAGCAGGGCCGGTTCCGCCAGAACTTGCTTGGAAAGCGTGTTGACTATTCTGGCCGCTCGGTGATCGTGGTCGGCCCTGAGCTGAAACTTCACCAGTGCGGTCTGCCGAAGCAGATGGCCCTCGAGTTGTTCAAGCCGTTCGTCATGAAGCGTCTGGTGGATCTCGGGCATGCGCAGAACATCAAGAGCGCCAAGCGGATGGTGGAGCGCGCGCGGCCTGTCGTGTGGGATGTGCTCGAGGAGGCCATCCGAGAGCATCCGGTCATGCTGAACCGCGCGCCGACGCTGCACAGGCTGGGCATTCAGGCTTTCGAGCCGATTCTGGTCGAGGGCAAGGCCATTCAGATCCACCCCTTGGTGTGTACGGCATTCAACGCCGACTTCGACGGAGACCAGATGGCGGTCCATCTCCCGTTGTCGACGGAGGCTCAGGCCGAGGCGCGCGTGTTGATGCTGTCGTCGAACAACATCTTGTCCCCGGCGCACGGACGCCCGATCGCCGTCCCGACCCAGGACATGGTCTTGGGGATCTACTACCTGACCTACGAACAGGAAGGTCTGGTGGGGGAGGGCAAGATCTTCGGATCCGCCGCCGAGGCGGTAATGGCGATGGAGTTCAAGGAGATCCATCTCCAGTCGAAGATCAAGGTTCGCTTGGAGGGCAAGAACGTTCCGTGGGCAACTGAGATCGACGAAGACGGGGTAGAGGTTCGTCGTCCGTTCGAGACGACGGTTGGACGGGTCATCTTCAACGAGGCATTGCCCGCCGGTTACCCCTTCGTCAACCAAGTCGTGCACAAGCGTGAGATCGTTGAGATCGTCAACGACTGCGTGGAGGAGTACGACAAGGTCACCGTGGGTCAGATCCTTGACCGGTTCAAGGAGCTTGGCTTCCACTACGCGACGCGCGCGGGCGTCACGATCGCGGTGTGCGACGTCATGACCCCACCGGACAAGACCGAGATTCTCTCGACCTACGAGAAGCAAGCCGACCGCATCGAGGACTTGCACCGCAAGGGTGTCATCACCGAGGACGAGCGTCGGCAGGAACTCGTTGAGATCTGGACGAAGGCGACCGCCGCGGTAACCGAGGCGATGGAGCGGACGTTTACGCCGCTCAACCCGATCAGCATGATGGCCACCTCGGGTGCCCGAGGGAACTTGATGCAGATCAAGCAGATCGCTGCCATGCGTGGTCTGGTTGCGAACCCAAAGGGAGACATCATCCCTCGACCGATTCGCTCGAACTTCCGCGAGGGGTTGTCGGTTCTCGAGTACTTCATCTCGACGCACGGTGCCCGAAAGGGTTTGGCCGACACGGCGCTCCGCACGGCGGACTCCGGTTACCTCACGCGCCGTCTGGTGGACGTTGCTCAGGATGTCATCGTTCGCGAACAGGACTGCGGAACCGAGCGCGGGCGACCGATTGTCGTGACAGTCACCGACGCCAGGTCCGGCGAGAAGGTTCCGGCTCAGCACCTCGACAGCAAACTGTTCGGGCGGGTGCTCGCGGAAGATGTGTGGGCAAAGGACCCTCGACGCAAGGTCTTGTCGGCCGGGACCGAGGTCGGAGACCAGGAGAAGGGCGATCTCCTCGACGCCGGAATCGAGAAGGTGCTGGCTCGTTCCGTGCTCACCTGTGACTCGCGCGTCGGCGTCTGCGCCGCGTGCTATGGACGGAACCTGGCGACAGGGCGACAGGTTGAAATCGGGGAGGCGGTCGGCATTATCGCCGCGCAGTCGATCGGCGAGCCGGGAACGCAGCTCACGATGCGTACTTTCCACACCGGCGGTGTGGCGGGTGAAGACATCACGAACGGTTTGCCCCGAGTCGTCGAGTTGTTCGAGGCCCGGAAGCCGAAGGGAATGGCGCAGATCTCCGAGTTGACCGGTACGGTCGAGATCATCGAGGGAGATAAGTCCCGCGAGATCAAGGTCACGTCCGACGACGGCAAGGACGAAGTTGTTTACAAGGTTGCCCGCCGCGCGCGCCTTCGGATCGAGAACGGCGGCAATGTCAAGGTCGGCGACCAGTTGACGGAAGGTTCGGTGGATCCGCATGAGATCCTGCGAATCCTCGGCCCGCAGGCGGTTCAGTCCCACTTGGTGGGAGAGATCCAGCAGGTCTATCAGTCTCAGGGCGTGCCGATCCATGACAAGCACGTCGAGTTGATCGTCCGTCAGATGCTGCGCCGGGTGAACGTGGTTGAACCTGGAGACGCGGAATTGCTCCCCGGCCAGTTCGTCGAGCGCAGGAGCTTCGAGGATGTCAACCGGAAGGTCGTCGAAGAAGGCGGGGATCCCGCGAGCGCGCGGCCCGTACTGATGGGAATCACGAAGGCGTCGCTGGCGACCGATTCATGGCTCTCGGCGGCGTCCTTCCAGGAGACGACGCGCGTCTTGACCGACGCGGCCATTTCGGGACGCAGTGATTCCTTGCTCGGCCTGAAGGAGAACGTGATCATCGGCAAGCTGATTCCGGCAGGGACGGGCATGAGCAGGTACCGCACGATCCGCGTCTTCCCGACGGAGATGCCCGAGCGGCTCTACGCGGTAGTGGACGATGAGAGCCCGCTGCTGGACGCTCCAATGCGTCCGGTCGACATCCCGTTGCCTCCGCAGTTCGCAGATGCTCTCGAGATCGTTGAGGCGGAGACCCCTGTTATCGCAGACGAGGCGCCGGAACCGACCGTCGAGGAGCCGATGGCTCCGGGAACCGGCACTGAGGGCGAGTAG